One window of Dyadobacter sandarakinus genomic DNA carries:
- a CDS encoding GNAT family N-acetyltransferase has protein sequence MDISRTSIRQATAFDKEIIYEMICGLENARLDSTGFGRAFDQNIASDHIRYFIAETDGQPVGMVSCHIQPLLHHAALVSEIQEMYVEPAYRSQQIGKLLMQHVADYAKSRGAIQMEVTSRATRESAHRFYQREGFAKSHVKLVRYFDQ, from the coding sequence ATGGATATCAGTCGTACAAGCATCAGACAGGCTACGGCATTCGACAAGGAAATCATTTACGAAATGATCTGCGGACTCGAAAATGCAAGACTGGACAGCACAGGCTTCGGGCGCGCATTTGACCAGAACATTGCCAGCGACCATATCCGGTACTTTATCGCTGAGACAGACGGTCAGCCTGTTGGAATGGTAAGCTGCCACATTCAGCCGCTGCTGCATCATGCCGCATTGGTGTCCGAGATACAGGAAATGTACGTGGAGCCTGCATACCGTTCACAGCAGATCGGCAAATTGCTGATGCAGCACGTTGCGGATTATGCAAAAAGCAGGGGTGCCATTCAAATGGAAGTTACGTCGCGTGCTACCCGGGAAAGTGCCCACCGTTTTTACCAGCGGGAGGGCTTTGCCAAGTCGCACGTGAAGCTGGTCCGTTACTTTGATCAATAA
- a CDS encoding glycoside hydrolase family 9 protein, translated as MFRNYFLAAAAATLFFTAATAQESVRLNQVGFYPNAPKIAVVVGGQEGAFTIKDAVSGKVAFRAELGKEGASQYSGKKSRIADFSAFKKPGKYVVEAAGGKSHPFEIKEKVHRPVAIAALKGFYYQRVSAGLPEKYAGKWARKAGHPDDNVLIHASAISDSRPENAAISSPRGWYDAGDYNKYIVNSGITMGTLLSLYEDFPSFFEDFNAGIPESNNAVPDLLDEALWNLRWMLTMQDPADGGVYHKLTNPRFDGMIMPDAATKPRYVVQKSTAAALDFVAVMAQAARVFKGFDSQLPGLADSCSAAAVRAWAWSKQNPAVLYNQEEMNKQFEPDIVTGAYGDRDVSDEWIWAGSEMFALTHNQEYLKGIVLPAGQVLPLPSWNQVKALGYYTLLRHSESAKLESQLATAVKKSIMDLADQLLDGADQQAYRMVMGKNARDYSWGSSSVAANQGIVLLYAHKISADRKYVHAALGNLDYLLGRNATGYCLLTGFGSKQVMHPHHRPSIADGIAEPVPGLLSGGPNPGQQDKCTTYTSKFADESFTDADCSYASNEIAINWNAPMVYLAAAIEALMK; from the coding sequence ATGTTCCGAAACTACTTCTTGGCTGCTGCTGCGGCCACACTTTTTTTTACGGCCGCTACCGCACAGGAGTCCGTCCGGCTCAACCAGGTAGGTTTCTATCCCAATGCTCCCAAAATTGCGGTGGTTGTGGGCGGACAGGAAGGTGCATTTACCATCAAGGATGCAGTGTCGGGCAAAGTTGCATTCAGAGCGGAACTGGGGAAGGAGGGAGCCAGCCAGTATTCGGGTAAAAAAAGCCGGATCGCTGATTTTTCGGCATTTAAGAAGCCCGGGAAATATGTGGTTGAGGCCGCGGGCGGCAAGTCACATCCTTTTGAAATCAAAGAAAAAGTACACCGCCCTGTCGCCATCGCGGCATTGAAAGGGTTTTACTACCAGCGGGTGTCGGCAGGCCTTCCCGAAAAATATGCAGGAAAATGGGCGCGTAAAGCCGGCCACCCAGATGATAACGTGCTGATCCATGCTTCGGCAATATCAGATTCCCGGCCCGAAAATGCGGCCATCAGCTCGCCACGCGGTTGGTATGATGCCGGTGATTATAACAAGTACATTGTCAATTCGGGCATTACGATGGGTACCTTGTTGTCGCTTTATGAAGATTTTCCTTCGTTTTTTGAAGACTTCAATGCCGGTATCCCGGAGAGCAACAATGCCGTGCCTGACCTGCTCGATGAGGCATTGTGGAACCTGCGCTGGATGCTCACCATGCAGGATCCTGCGGACGGCGGTGTTTACCATAAACTCACGAATCCGCGCTTTGACGGCATGATCATGCCCGACGCCGCAACCAAGCCACGGTATGTAGTTCAGAAAAGTACTGCTGCTGCATTGGATTTCGTAGCGGTTATGGCGCAGGCTGCACGGGTTTTCAAAGGTTTTGATAGTCAGCTTCCCGGCCTGGCCGACTCCTGCTCGGCCGCCGCTGTCAGGGCATGGGCGTGGAGCAAACAAAACCCGGCTGTGCTTTACAACCAGGAGGAAATGAACAAGCAGTTTGAGCCGGACATCGTGACAGGTGCCTACGGTGACCGGGATGTAAGTGACGAGTGGATTTGGGCAGGATCGGAAATGTTTGCGCTGACCCACAATCAAGAATATCTTAAAGGTATCGTTCTGCCGGCCGGACAAGTACTTCCGCTGCCTTCGTGGAACCAGGTGAAAGCACTCGGGTACTATACGTTGCTGCGTCACAGTGAAAGTGCAAAGCTGGAAAGCCAGCTTGCGACTGCGGTGAAAAAAAGCATTATGGACCTGGCGGATCAGTTGCTGGATGGTGCGGATCAGCAGGCTTACCGGATGGTGATGGGAAAAAATGCCCGGGATTACAGTTGGGGAAGCAGCTCTGTGGCGGCCAACCAGGGCATTGTGCTGTTGTATGCACACAAAATCAGCGCCGACCGCAAGTATGTACATGCCGCCCTCGGCAACCTCGACTACCTGCTTGGGCGCAATGCAACGGGCTATTGCCTGCTCACAGGCTTCGGCTCCAAACAGGTGATGCATCCGCACCACCGGCCTTCGATTGCAGATGGTATTGCCGAGCCGGTACCCGGATTGCTGTCTGGCGGCCCCAACCCTGGTCAGCAGGATAAATGCACTACTTACACGAGCAAATTTGCCGACGAATCCTTTACAGACGCTGATTGCTCATACGCCTCCAATGAAATCGCTATTAACTGGAATGCCCCTATGGTATACCTGGCGGCAGCCATAGAGGCATTGATGAAGTAA
- a CDS encoding Dabb family protein yields the protein MEDQSRRQFLQNAGLAGLATVSPLAAAPEKSKELFIHHVYFYLKDPNNAQDEAKLLEGLHKLSKVPTIQYVHIGKPASTNRSVIVRDYTFSWMCFFKNIIEEEIYQTHPIHLDFVKNYSHLWEKVLVYDSVGPKNADEA from the coding sequence ATGGAAGATCAATCGAGAAGACAGTTTTTACAGAACGCAGGTCTGGCTGGCCTGGCCACGGTGTCGCCCCTGGCGGCTGCGCCGGAAAAAAGCAAGGAGCTCTTTATCCACCATGTGTACTTTTACCTGAAAGATCCCAACAATGCACAGGACGAAGCCAAGCTGCTCGAAGGTCTGCACAAGCTGTCCAAAGTACCCACGATCCAGTATGTGCATATCGGCAAGCCGGCAAGTACCAACCGCTCCGTAATCGTCCGGGATTATACATTTTCATGGATGTGTTTTTTCAAAAATATCATTGAGGAGGAGATCTATCAGACGCACCCGATCCACCTCGACTTTGTGAAAAATTACTCGCATTTGTGGGAGAAAGTACTGGTATATGATTCAGTAGGCCCTAAAAACGCCGACGAAGCCTGA
- a CDS encoding DUF1697 domain-containing protein → MMKQKVWLALLRGVNVSGKMLKMPALKSALEQAGFKQVKTYIQSGNVLFTHSEQDPAKLSAAVTGVIRENFGMDVPAIMADEAYLREVFENNPFLNGRNEDITRLYVTFLADVPTSSLVDALDRQKYLPEEFETGTRVLYFYSPLGYGNARMNNNFFENKLKLTATTRNWKSVSELLKMLGEMNVQ, encoded by the coding sequence ATGATGAAGCAGAAGGTGTGGCTTGCGCTGCTCAGGGGTGTTAATGTAAGTGGTAAAATGCTGAAAATGCCTGCTCTGAAAAGTGCCCTCGAACAGGCTGGCTTCAAGCAAGTAAAGACCTATATACAAAGCGGGAATGTACTGTTTACGCATTCTGAGCAGGATCCTGCGAAGCTCTCGGCAGCTGTCACCGGAGTAATCCGGGAGAATTTTGGTATGGACGTGCCTGCAATCATGGCCGACGAAGCGTACCTGCGTGAGGTATTTGAAAATAACCCTTTTTTGAACGGGAGAAATGAGGATATCACCCGTTTATATGTAACTTTTCTGGCCGATGTACCTACTTCCTCACTGGTGGACGCACTGGACAGGCAGAAGTACCTTCCCGAGGAATTTGAGACCGGAACACGGGTGCTCTATTTTTACAGTCCGCTCGGATATGGAAATGCCAGGATGAACAACAATTTTTTTGAAAATAAACTAAAACTCACCGCCACCACCCGCAACTGGAAATCGGTTTCAGAACTGCTGAAAATGTTGGGTGAAATGAACGTACAATAA
- a CDS encoding DUF6807 domain-containing protein — translation MIKLKQAGAALLALGLTSGLAVAQKVELVTNEKEKKVEVSIDGKPFTAYYYPGPDVLKKAVLYPVQTDKGTIVTRGWPLDPRPGERVDHPHHVGIWLNYEDVNGNDYWNNSDAVDHNKRPYGTIIHTGIKSAKGGKDKGALTVTADWVDKDGKLTLKETTTYVFSGKGSTRTIDRATTLTAVMDEVAMPDVKDGMFAIRVARELELPSDKAEIFTDASGIATKVPVMNNAGVTGNYRNSNGITGEEVWGKRAIWCNLTGKIKDENISIAMIDHPANVGYPAYWHARGYGLFAVNPLGMKALSNGKDVLNFKLKKGESTTFRYRLVVASEHLTDDALNAQAAAYAKVK, via the coding sequence ATGATAAAGCTGAAACAAGCAGGCGCCGCCTTGCTGGCACTCGGCCTGACCTCAGGACTGGCAGTGGCGCAGAAGGTGGAGCTCGTCACCAATGAGAAGGAGAAAAAGGTAGAGGTCAGCATTGATGGTAAACCATTTACCGCCTACTACTACCCGGGTCCCGACGTTCTGAAAAAGGCCGTGCTGTACCCGGTACAAACCGACAAAGGAACAATCGTAACCCGCGGCTGGCCGCTCGATCCCCGCCCGGGAGAGCGCGTGGACCATCCCCACCATGTGGGCATCTGGCTCAACTATGAGGATGTGAACGGTAACGATTACTGGAACAACTCCGACGCCGTAGACCATAACAAGCGGCCATACGGAACCATCATCCATACCGGTATTAAATCCGCGAAGGGGGGGAAGGACAAAGGAGCGCTGACGGTTACTGCCGACTGGGTAGACAAGGACGGCAAACTTACGCTGAAAGAAACCACAACCTACGTGTTCAGCGGGAAGGGTAGTACCCGTACCATCGACCGGGCGACCACGCTGACCGCCGTGATGGATGAAGTAGCGATGCCCGATGTGAAAGACGGCATGTTCGCGATCCGAGTCGCGCGTGAACTTGAACTGCCCTCCGACAAGGCCGAGATTTTCACCGATGCCAGCGGCATTGCCACCAAGGTTCCTGTAATGAACAATGCAGGGGTTACGGGCAACTATCGCAACAGCAACGGGATCACGGGCGAAGAAGTTTGGGGTAAAAGGGCAATCTGGTGTAATCTGACCGGAAAAATAAAGGATGAGAACATCAGCATCGCCATGATTGATCACCCTGCAAACGTGGGCTACCCGGCTTACTGGCATGCCCGCGGCTACGGACTTTTTGCAGTCAATCCATTGGGCATGAAAGCATTGAGCAATGGAAAGGATGTTTTGAATTTCAAGCTTAAAAAAGGAGAATCGACCACCTTCCGCTACCGGCTGGTGGTGGCTTCGGAGCACCTGACAGATGACGCGCTGAATGCGCAGGCTGCGGCCTATGCCAAAGTTAAGTAA
- a CDS encoding Gfo/Idh/MocA family protein yields MTSRRDFIKTATLASAGIAAGSQAFGAASYRRILGANDRVRVGIIGFSDRFRSSLAPSFSDHAKELNFEFMGVSDLWNRRRDEAEAFMKSKGWSGNEFVKARNNEELLGRKDVDAVIISTADFQHALHCAEAVKSGRDVYVEKPFAETIEDAKVALKAVESSKQIVQVGSQRRSAPNYWAAYEYIKSGKFGDITTVEMTWNVNQPGRWRRKELVEQIRKEDTDWDRFLMNRPKVAWNPRYYLEFRLFYPYSSGIPGQWMAHQIDTVHWFSGLDAPRNVVANGGIYTWKDGRTNVDTFSAAFEYGPFDDKSKGFQVIYSSRFNNEAGGVKEYYYSNGGMINLDTNKITSEGGLKEKDAKGMGLQANLLPEMSLKTGDKIATDANTGADPMTSLHMRNWMECIRSRKETNAPARVGFNHSVANIMATQALHTGKRVTWEPGKKEILLS; encoded by the coding sequence ATGACCAGCAGGAGGGATTTTATCAAAACTGCAACACTGGCCTCAGCAGGCATTGCCGCCGGGTCACAGGCTTTCGGGGCAGCCAGCTACCGGCGCATACTGGGTGCAAATGACCGCGTGCGGGTGGGTATCATCGGGTTTTCGGACCGTTTCCGCAGCTCCCTGGCACCTAGTTTTTCCGATCATGCCAAAGAACTGAACTTTGAGTTTATGGGCGTATCCGACCTCTGGAACCGCCGTCGCGATGAGGCGGAAGCTTTTATGAAGTCCAAGGGGTGGTCCGGCAATGAATTTGTAAAAGCACGCAACAATGAAGAGCTGCTCGGCCGCAAGGATGTGGATGCAGTGATCATCAGTACCGCCGATTTCCAGCACGCGCTGCATTGTGCAGAAGCGGTAAAGTCGGGCCGGGATGTGTATGTGGAAAAACCTTTTGCCGAAACCATTGAAGACGCAAAGGTTGCACTGAAAGCGGTTGAAAGCTCCAAGCAGATTGTACAGGTAGGCTCACAGCGGCGCTCGGCACCCAATTACTGGGCTGCTTATGAGTATATTAAATCAGGCAAATTCGGGGATATTACCACCGTGGAAATGACATGGAACGTAAACCAGCCAGGCAGGTGGAGACGCAAGGAGCTCGTGGAGCAGATCCGGAAAGAGGATACAGACTGGGACCGTTTCCTCATGAACCGCCCCAAAGTAGCCTGGAACCCGCGCTACTATCTTGAATTCCGCCTTTTTTATCCATACTCATCCGGTATTCCCGGCCAGTGGATGGCCCATCAGATTGATACGGTTCACTGGTTTTCGGGTCTGGACGCACCCCGGAATGTGGTTGCGAATGGTGGCATTTACACCTGGAAAGATGGTCGTACCAATGTGGACACATTCAGTGCGGCTTTCGAGTATGGTCCGTTTGATGATAAATCCAAAGGTTTTCAGGTCATTTATTCATCCCGCTTCAACAACGAGGCCGGCGGCGTGAAGGAGTACTATTATTCCAATGGAGGTATGATCAACCTCGACACCAACAAGATAACTTCCGAAGGCGGCTTAAAGGAAAAAGATGCCAAAGGAATGGGCTTACAGGCTAATCTGCTGCCCGAAATGTCGCTGAAAACAGGGGACAAAATTGCTACCGATGCCAACACCGGCGCCGACCCGATGACTTCCCTGCACATGCGCAACTGGATGGAATGCATCCGCAGCCGCAAGGAAACCAATGCACCGGCGCGGGTCGGATTTAACCACTCTGTCGCCAATATCATGGCCACGCAGGCATTGCATACCGGCAAGCGGGTTACCTGGGAGCCAGGCAAAAAGGAGATTCTTCTGAGCTGA
- a CDS encoding 3-keto-disaccharide hydrolase, whose product MNKLGVLLIVSLTVFAQHLASAQAGKDGWTMLFNGKDLTGWKQLNGKAKYEVKDGAIVGTSVTDTPNSFLTTEKNYGDFILECELKVDNKLNSGIQIRSLSTPDYQNGRVHGYQVEIDPSDRAYSGGIYDEARRGWLYPLDLNPDAGKAFKKEAWNKYRIEAIGNSIRTFVNDVPVAHVIDDMTASGFICLQVHAISSKELEGTQVSWKNIRIKTTGLKPSPASKIRVVNLIPNQLSDAEKSLGFSLLYDGKSADQWKAYQGNDFPSKRWNYQDGTITVSKSDGSETGNDIVTRKMYGPAFEFAFDFKLTEGANSGVKYFVDPKFNANGKSGIGCEYQVLDDEKHPDAKLGKNGNRTLASFYDVIPAERPGNSVKKIGEWNQGRIVVQKDGTVQHFLNGFKVVEYVRGSQQYKDFVAGSKFKGFEGFGLSQEGYLLLQDHGDNVSFRSLKVRQIL is encoded by the coding sequence ATGAACAAGCTTGGAGTGCTTTTGATTGTCAGTCTTACCGTTTTTGCTCAGCATCTTGCATCGGCCCAGGCCGGGAAGGATGGGTGGACAATGCTTTTCAATGGGAAGGACCTGACTGGCTGGAAGCAGCTGAATGGTAAGGCAAAATATGAGGTAAAGGACGGGGCAATCGTGGGAACTTCCGTGACGGATACCCCCAACTCTTTCTTGACTACCGAGAAAAATTACGGTGATTTTATACTGGAATGCGAGTTGAAAGTGGATAATAAGCTTAACTCAGGCATTCAGATCCGCAGCCTGTCCACGCCCGACTACCAGAATGGACGCGTGCATGGCTACCAGGTGGAAATAGATCCCAGCGACCGTGCTTATTCGGGAGGCATTTACGACGAGGCCCGCCGCGGCTGGCTGTATCCCCTCGACCTGAACCCGGATGCGGGGAAAGCATTTAAAAAGGAAGCCTGGAACAAATACCGCATTGAGGCGATAGGAAATTCGATCAGGACGTTTGTCAATGACGTACCGGTTGCGCACGTGATCGACGACATGACGGCGAGCGGATTTATTTGTCTGCAGGTGCACGCGATCAGCAGCAAGGAGCTGGAAGGTACCCAGGTCAGCTGGAAGAACATTCGTATCAAAACTACCGGCCTGAAACCGTCGCCTGCCAGCAAAATCCGGGTTGTGAACCTTATTCCTAATCAGCTTTCGGATGCTGAAAAGTCACTCGGATTTTCCCTGCTTTATGACGGTAAATCTGCCGATCAGTGGAAGGCTTATCAGGGCAACGACTTTCCGTCGAAAAGGTGGAACTACCAGGACGGCACGATCACCGTTTCCAAGTCCGACGGCTCAGAGACGGGCAATGATATCGTGACCCGCAAGATGTACGGTCCAGCGTTTGAATTTGCATTTGATTTCAAACTGACGGAGGGTGCCAACAGTGGCGTAAAATATTTTGTTGATCCGAAATTCAATGCAAATGGGAAGTCAGGCATAGGCTGCGAGTACCAGGTGCTCGATGATGAAAAGCACCCCGACGCCAAGCTGGGCAAAAACGGGAACCGTACGCTTGCTTCATTTTACGACGTGATCCCTGCAGAGCGTCCCGGAAACTCGGTGAAGAAAATCGGGGAATGGAACCAGGGCCGGATTGTGGTACAAAAGGATGGTACGGTCCAGCATTTCCTGAACGGTTTCAAGGTGGTGGAATATGTGCGCGGCTCGCAGCAGTACAAGGATTTTGTGGCCGGGTCCAAGTTCAAGGGATTCGAAGGTTTCGGACTTTCACAGGAAGGTTACCTTCTCTTGCAGGACCACGGAGACAATGTGTCATTCAGGAGCCTTAAAGTGAGGCAGATTTTGTAA
- a CDS encoding sugar phosphate isomerase/epimerase family protein, with protein sequence MSSLYTRRTFIRTASFASAALMGSPLLAGDLVKKGDIKIGYSSITWGGKDEQAITELAGLGFRGVQLRANTFGPYRNRVSELKDALQKNALTLCMFSSGNVDTDPAKLESTIDTHVAHASFVKALGGSAIQLTNSLRPKEGKPTMESLKKLAEVMNQIGKQTADLGVQAVYHNHMHQLGETPEEVDVIVQAMDPRYVKLLLDIAHYKQGGGEPQEAVVKYKSVLHSLHLKDTKPADTKNGYKFVELGQGRVDVPAVFAALDKVKFKGWAVVELDGVPDPEKSPLVCAEINKKYITETLKYPI encoded by the coding sequence ATGAGCTCCCTTTACACCAGACGAACCTTTATCCGGACCGCCTCATTTGCCTCGGCAGCACTCATGGGCTCGCCGCTCCTGGCCGGGGATTTGGTAAAAAAAGGTGATATCAAAATCGGTTATTCCTCCATTACCTGGGGCGGAAAAGACGAGCAGGCGATCACCGAGCTGGCTGGTCTTGGGTTCCGGGGCGTGCAGCTGCGCGCCAATACATTCGGGCCTTACCGGAACCGGGTTTCGGAATTGAAAGATGCCTTGCAGAAAAACGCTCTTACGCTCTGCATGTTTTCGAGCGGGAATGTGGATACCGATCCCGCCAAACTGGAAAGTACCATTGATACGCATGTGGCACATGCCAGTTTTGTTAAAGCCCTGGGCGGCAGCGCGATTCAGCTGACCAACAGTTTACGCCCCAAAGAAGGCAAGCCAACAATGGAATCGCTGAAAAAGCTGGCAGAAGTAATGAACCAGATCGGCAAGCAGACGGCGGATCTCGGAGTACAGGCTGTATACCACAATCACATGCACCAGCTGGGTGAAACGCCCGAGGAAGTGGACGTGATTGTACAGGCTATGGACCCCAGGTATGTGAAGCTATTGCTGGATATTGCGCATTACAAGCAGGGAGGCGGTGAACCGCAGGAAGCAGTGGTCAAATACAAAAGCGTGCTGCATTCGCTGCATTTGAAAGATACCAAGCCTGCTGATACTAAAAACGGCTACAAGTTTGTGGAGCTGGGGCAGGGGAGGGTGGATGTGCCTGCCGTATTTGCAGCCCTGGACAAAGTTAAGTTCAAAGGCTGGGCCGTGGTGGAACTGGATGGCGTACCGGATCCCGAAAAGTCACCCCTCGTTTGTGCCGAAATCAACAAGAAATACATTACCGAGACACTTAAGTACCCGATCTGA
- a CDS encoding RagB/SusD family nutrient uptake outer membrane protein has translation MKLTYMTRTLKYIGLAVLLLSGQACKDILDEDVISSISDDYMNSAAGFNSAVNAAYSSLRSYYGTERGLSMTEFGTDLYTTGADGSFKGFHLYDSQLIGTVSIIQELWEETYKGINTCNAVIDRAPGITGVADAVKAQRVAEMKFLRALYYFNLMQQFGGVDLRLSETVSATKATTRASEDQMYAAIIADLEAALPVLENKAKSADYGRATKAAAEHLLARVYLTKATSTAKAADDYVKAATYAQNVVTNYGFRLLPDFASVFAQGAGEINDEVVFSVQYTADALTNGTGNTLHLYFGMQYDVQAGMQRDITYDRPFKRLRPTTYTLETVFKDRVNDSRYQKTFRSTWLCNTAGGTFTNVFDNSKASVTFKPGDTTIYIPGVEWTLAQRAAKPYQVLVPSLYNNSLFPTLIKFMDPMRPDKTWEPGSRDYLAFRLADTYLILAEALLSQGKTVEAAAAINMVRRRAAFPGKETAMEIKPADLTMEVLMEERGRELLGEQTRWLDLKRWGVLVDRVKKYNPDGAANIKPTHVLRPIPQTQIDRSDKASDGSAGFPQNPGY, from the coding sequence ATGAAACTGACCTATATGACCAGGACTTTAAAGTATATCGGACTTGCCGTGCTGCTCCTCTCAGGACAGGCATGCAAGGATATCCTGGACGAAGACGTAATTTCCAGCATTTCCGACGATTACATGAACTCCGCGGCCGGGTTCAACTCGGCAGTCAATGCAGCATATTCCTCACTGCGGAGCTACTATGGCACCGAGCGCGGCCTCAGCATGACCGAGTTCGGCACCGATCTTTACACCACCGGAGCCGACGGCAGCTTCAAAGGTTTTCACCTGTACGATTCGCAGCTCATTGGTACCGTCAGTATTATCCAGGAGCTTTGGGAGGAAACTTACAAAGGCATCAACACCTGCAATGCCGTTATCGACCGGGCGCCTGGCATAACAGGGGTGGCAGATGCGGTAAAAGCGCAGCGCGTGGCCGAAATGAAATTCCTGCGTGCCCTGTACTATTTTAACCTCATGCAGCAGTTCGGAGGGGTTGACCTGCGCCTCAGTGAGACGGTGAGCGCTACCAAGGCAACTACCCGCGCCAGCGAGGACCAGATGTATGCTGCCATTATCGCCGACCTGGAAGCAGCCTTGCCCGTGCTTGAAAATAAGGCGAAGTCAGCCGATTACGGACGGGCTACCAAGGCTGCGGCGGAGCATTTGCTGGCCCGGGTTTACCTGACCAAAGCTACTTCCACAGCCAAAGCTGCCGACGATTACGTGAAAGCTGCCACCTACGCCCAGAATGTGGTGACCAACTATGGATTCAGGCTTCTGCCCGATTTCGCTAGTGTCTTTGCGCAGGGTGCCGGCGAGATTAATGATGAGGTGGTTTTTTCAGTCCAGTACACCGCAGATGCACTCACCAATGGTACCGGAAATACCCTGCACCTCTACTTCGGCATGCAGTATGACGTACAGGCGGGCATGCAGCGCGACATCACTTATGACCGGCCATTCAAGCGGCTGCGACCTACTACTTATACATTGGAAACGGTTTTTAAAGATCGGGTAAATGACTCCCGCTACCAGAAAACCTTCCGGTCGACCTGGTTGTGCAACACGGCCGGAGGAACTTTCACGAATGTTTTTGACAACTCAAAAGCTTCCGTGACCTTTAAGCCGGGCGATACGACGATCTACATTCCGGGAGTAGAATGGACATTGGCACAGCGGGCGGCAAAGCCTTACCAGGTGCTTGTACCCAGCCTTTATAACAACTCCCTTTTCCCGACGCTGATTAAATTCATGGACCCGATGCGGCCCGACAAAACCTGGGAACCCGGCAGCCGCGACTACCTGGCATTCAGGCTGGCGGATACTTACCTGATCCTGGCGGAGGCGCTTCTGAGCCAGGGCAAAACGGTGGAAGCTGCTGCTGCCATCAATATGGTGCGCCGCCGCGCTGCATTTCCCGGCAAGGAAACAGCCATGGAAATCAAGCCCGCGGACCTCACTATGGAAGTATTAATGGAGGAAAGGGGCCGCGAGCTTTTGGGCGAGCAAACGCGCTGGCTTGATCTGAAACGCTGGGGCGTGCTGGTGGACCGTGTAAAGAAATATAATCCTGATGGAGCTGCCAACATCAAGCCTACCCATGTACTGCGACCCATTCCGCAGACACAGATTGACCGGAGTGACAAGGCCTCTGACGGCAGTGCGGGTTTTCCGCAGAATCCGGGTTACTAG